The stretch of DNA GCTTGTTGATGGTAGTAGGGTTTGGGACAATAGCTCCCATGGCAGTTGCACAAACAAAGCCGGCCGCTTTTCCGGCCCCGGGTACCTACAATCAACTAACACCCGACCCCACCCAGGTACGCCAGGCTGGAGGGAAGGTCGGCGCTTTTCAGGATCTGGAGGGCCACTGGCACGCGGTGCAAATCGGCGACTATACTGCCTACAAAGTATACATGAATACCGGCGGCAACACCTACCAAGCGTTTTTGCCGCGCGAGATAAAGGCCTTCGTGAAATACCCCGGCGATACGCTCCTGTCGCTAACTGGCCTAGCCAGCCACTCCAAGCTCAGCGGTGGGGTGTTTGGCCTGCAGCAGTTCCGCGGGGCGGGGGTGCAGTTAGTTGACTACCGTTACACGCGGCGCAGCTTACTGGAGCGCTTGGTGGGGGCGCCTGCTCTGGCTATTCGCCAAGAAGCTGGCCCTTGGCAGGAAGTGCCCCGCTCAAAAAGCGCATTTCAGCAGCTATTTCTCGTGCTGCTAGCTGATGATGCAGCTGCAGTGGCGGAACTGAAAACCGGTCGGCCGCGTCCGGGGCAAGATGCCGTTCGTTTACTTACGCACTACGCCGACTTCCGCGTGACCCAGCAGTTGCGGCTTGCCGGAACAGTACGCCCTTAACTCCCAATTTGCCTATGCCTCCAGAATCACCCCTTGCCTCTCTCCGTGCCGCCGCCGAAGGTGTGCGCCAGCAGCTTCAGGTAAATGCCTTTGATGCCGCAGCCGTGCAACGGCTCTCCGACTTTATTGAGCAGCAGCGGCCCAGCATTAAAGACTCAGAGAAACAGGGGGTAGTTACGGCGCTGGGGTGCTTCCTGGGCCAGTGCCTGGTAGATACCTACAGCGGCACCTGGGCCCAGGGCCCCGATAAGACCACCGGCGTGGGTATCAACCGCGCCTATTTTTTTAACCCATTTTTCCGCGTGAGCGAGCAACTGGCTAAGGGTGAAGCCGAGTCAGTTGTGAAGTTCTTCGCGGGCATTCCTGAGCGGCTAGCCATTAAGCCCGTGCGCAAAAACTGGATTTCGTGAGCCCTTTAAGCCTAACCGTACCCAACGACTTTGTCATGCGGAAAATCGTCATTGCCATTGATGGCTACTCTTCCTGCGGCAAAAGCACCACGGCCAAGGCTGTGGCCGCTGAGCTGGGCTACGCCTACATTGATACCGGTGCCATGTACCGGGCCGTAACGCTCTATTTGCTGGAGCACAACATCAGCTTCGACGATTTGCCCCGCATTGAGCAGGCCCTGCACGACATGCACATCTCGTTTAAGCGCAACCGCAAAACCGGCCGCAATGAGCTCTGCCTCGATGGCGAAATCCGGGAAGATGAGATTCGGCAGATGCGTATTTCCAACTCCGTGAGTGAAGTCTCGGTGATACCAGCCGTGCGCCACGCCCTGGTACGCCAGCAGCAGCGCATGGGGCGCAAGCGGGGCGTAGTAATGGATGGCCGCGATATTGGAACTACGGTGTTCCCTGATGCCGAGGTGAAGGTGTTTATGACGGCCGATGTGCTTACGCGCGCTGAGCGCCGGCAGGAAGAACTAGCCCTGAAAGATGAGCATGTACCGGTAGATGAAATTGTGGAAAACCTGCGCAAGCGTGACCACATTGATTCTACCCGGGCAGAAAGCCCCCTGCGGCGCGCCTCCGATGCCGTACTACTGGATACCACCCACATGATGATCGACGAGCAGGTTGATTTCGTGCTGGAACGGGTATCTGCGAAGCTATTTACCTTGGCTGTTACTACCGAGGCCGACCACTCCGAACGGAATGGCGGCGAAGCGGTTGTTAAAGACTAGGGCCCGATAATTGCACCTGTTCGGCGGTTACTTTGTTAACAGAACACATGAACGTCACTATCGATAAAAATTCTGGTTACTGTTTTGGCGTTGAGTTTGCCATTCAGATGGCCGAGGATGAACTGGCCCAGGACGATACCCTGTATTGCCTCGGCGATATTGTGCACAACCGAATGGAGGTGGAGCGTTTGCACGCGCTTGGCCTGCGCATCATCGACCGAGACCAGCTGGAAGAGCTGCATGATGCTAAGGTTTTGATTCGGGCCCATGGTGAGCCGCCCGAAACGTATGCCTTGGCGTTGCGCAATAATATTGAGCTCATTGATGCCTCGTGCCCCGTGGTGCTCAAGCTGCAGAATCGTGTAAAGCACGCCTTTGATGCCACTACCCGCCAGAACGGGCAGGTAGTAATTTATGGGCAGCCCGGCCACGCTGAGGTTATTGGCCTCACGGGCCAAACCCGCAACCAGGCCCTCATTGTGATGACCGAAGCCGATCTGGATCAGATTGACTTCGCCCGTCCGGTTACGCTGTTCAGCCAAACCACCAAAAGCACTGCCGGCTTCTACCACATGAAGCAAGTAATTGAGGAGCGCATTGCTACGGCCGGTGGTTCCCTGGAGTCGTTTGATGCCAACGATAGTATTTGCCGGCAAGTGAGCAACCGGGAGCCAGCCTTGGCGAAATTTGCCGTGCAGCATGATGTTATCATCTTCGTGAGCGGCCGCAAAAGCTCTAATGGTAAGGCGCTGTTTTCGGTGGTGAACAAGACTAACCCGCGCAGCTACTTCGTGGAGAATGAGCAGGAGCTGCAGGATGAGTGGTTCCAGGGCATGGAATCAGTGGGAATTTGCGGCGCTACCAGCACTCCCATGTGGCTGATGCAGCGCGTGAAAGACCGCATTGAGGAAGTTACTGAGATGAAACTGGCCTAGCTTAATAGCATCATAGCTTCAGACAGAACACCGGCCCACCGGCCCACTCGGAATTTCCGGGTGGGCCGCTGCTGTTTTGGGCCGGCCGGGGTAACTTGCGGTGCTCGGCCCGCGCCTGTTGCGTAGGCCACTTGCTTCGCTCATGAGTCGTTTGTTCAACTACTTTCTCAACGGTTTTCTGGTGGTGGCCCCGGTTGGCCTCACCCTGTACATTTTGTTTGCGCTGCTGCGCTGGCTCAACGACCTGTTTGCGGGCCTGAGCTTTGATATACCTGGCCTAGGCCTGCTGGTAGCCATTGTGCTGATTACCCTGGTAGGCTTTGTGGCGAAGTCCTTCCTAGTGCGGCCCTTCCTGATTATTATGGAGCGGCTACTGCACCGCACGCCGCTGGTCAGCATCATCTACTCCAGCCTGAAAGACCTGTTTGATGCGTTTGTGGGCGACAACCAGAAGTTTAACCGGCCCGTGTTGGTGCGCATGAGTGCCACTGAGCAGACCTTTAAAATGGGTTTCGTGACCCAGGCTACCATGGCCGCCATCCACCGCGACGATCTGCTGGCGGTGTATTTCCCGCACTCTTATAACTTCTCTGGTGAGCTGGTGCTGGTGCCGCCCACCCACGTTACTTACCTTAACCTGCCCAGCAGCGAGGTAATGAAGTTTATTGTATCGGGTGGGGTATCGCGCCTGGCCTAGGTCAGCTACCAGGTACGGGCAGCAACTGAGGTAGCAAGAGTGTGGCCTGGAGCATCAGCAAATAGCTTATTGCTACTGAAAGCAATGGCTTTTTTGTGGGCACTTCCGGGGGTATGGCGATGTTGATACGTTGTTGAAAACGCACCTGAACTACCGTAAATATGGCGCCGGCCCTAAGGTTGTATTGGCCTTTCACGGGTACGGGCAGAGTGAAGGACACTGGCGGGGCCTGATTCAGTTGCTGGGCCCTGAGGTCACGGTGTATGCCTTTGATTTATTTTACCACGGCGGCAGTCGTTTGGCTAAGCAGGATGCTCCTCTCACCAAAGCACGGCTCGCCGAGTTGTTGCAGGCGTTCCTTGCGGAGCAAAATATTGAACGCTTCAGCCTGCTGGCGTTTAGTATGGGCGCCAAGTTTGCCCTGACCGCCGCCGAGTATTTCCCGGGGCGCGTGCAAGGTCTGTGGCTGATTGCCCCCGATGGTATTGGCTCACAACTGTGGTATACCCTTGCCACGCGGCCCCCCTGGATGCGGGGGCTGCTGGGCCGCGCAGTATTGCGGCCCCAACGACTGCTGCGATTCTTGCACACGCTACGGCAGCGTCGCCTCCTCGACCCTAGCCTCGTGCATTTTGCGCAGTGGCAGCTTGACAGCAGAGAAAAGCGGCTGCGCATATACCGCAGTTGGACGGCTTTCCGCAGCCTTACCTTTGACCTGAAGCGGCTAGCCCGCGTGCTGAATCAGCATTCCGTGCCAGTTACGTTCTTCCTGGGCCGCCACGACCGGGTAATTCCGGCCGCGGGTATTCAGCAGTTTGCCGCTACGTTGTCAAGCGCAACTACCACTCTACTGGATACTGGGCATGCGGGCCTTATTTATGACGTAACAGCCTATGTGCGTCAGCACCCGCTGCTCAGGGCTAAGCTGTAGGGCTTGAGGAGTACTACAGTTCGTTAGCCTCTTGGCGGAGAAGCTTGTGGTCAACGGAGTAGCGGCCGGGGCCTACAACCATAAAGAACAGCATCAGAGCCAGCACGGCGGCAGACACCCAAAGCTCTACGTTTTGCAGCGTTAGGCCATTCTGCGTGTTTACAATAAAAACGGCGCCAATCAGAATCGGAATCTGAATAAGTAAGGCAAACCGGGTAAGAAATCCGAAGGCAATCATTAGCCCCCCGATAATGTGGAAAACACTGAAAAAGAGGGAGGCTTTCTTAAGATGTTCTAGGCTTTCCTGCTGGCTGAGCAAGTAGAATACGTCGCTGGAGTTATTTAAAAAGGAGATACCCTTGATGAAGAGGAACAGGCCTAGCAACATGCGCAAGCCATCCATCCAGACCGGATTACTGGCGCTATTTCGGGTTTTGCGTTCGGCCATTGGGTGGTGATTTGAGACTTCCATGGCACTTCGGTTTTAAAGGATGGGAAATGGGTGGTCTTTAAAGTTACCATTTTTTGCGCAAAGAAGACAGTGGTAACGAACGGATTAGCTTACTGGATGGCCTGCTCATCAAACGCCACAAACACCACCTCGTGGGGCTGTTCGTGCTACTCCAGAAACTGCCGGGTTTCCTGCTTGAGGTAACCATATATACCAGTACTGATAC from Hymenobacter taeanensis encodes:
- the cmk gene encoding (d)CMP kinase yields the protein MRKIVIAIDGYSSCGKSTTAKAVAAELGYAYIDTGAMYRAVTLYLLEHNISFDDLPRIEQALHDMHISFKRNRKTGRNELCLDGEIREDEIRQMRISNSVSEVSVIPAVRHALVRQQQRMGRKRGVVMDGRDIGTTVFPDAEVKVFMTADVLTRAERRQEELALKDEHVPVDEIVENLRKRDHIDSTRAESPLRRASDAVLLDTTHMMIDEQVDFVLERVSAKLFTLAVTTEADHSERNGGEAVVKD
- a CDS encoding 4-hydroxy-3-methylbut-2-enyl diphosphate reductase; translation: MNVTIDKNSGYCFGVEFAIQMAEDELAQDDTLYCLGDIVHNRMEVERLHALGLRIIDRDQLEELHDAKVLIRAHGEPPETYALALRNNIELIDASCPVVLKLQNRVKHAFDATTRQNGQVVIYGQPGHAEVIGLTGQTRNQALIVMTEADLDQIDFARPVTLFSQTTKSTAGFYHMKQVIEERIATAGGSLESFDANDSICRQVSNREPALAKFAVQHDVIIFVSGRKSSNGKALFSVVNKTNPRSYFVENEQELQDEWFQGMESVGICGATSTPMWLMQRVKDRIEEVTEMKLA
- a CDS encoding DUF502 domain-containing protein, giving the protein MSRLFNYFLNGFLVVAPVGLTLYILFALLRWLNDLFAGLSFDIPGLGLLVAIVLITLVGFVAKSFLVRPFLIIMERLLHRTPLVSIIYSSLKDLFDAFVGDNQKFNRPVLVRMSATEQTFKMGFVTQATMAAIHRDDLLAVYFPHSYNFSGELVLVPPTHVTYLNLPSSEVMKFIVSGGVSRLA
- a CDS encoding alpha/beta fold hydrolase, with the translated sequence MKTHLNYRKYGAGPKVVLAFHGYGQSEGHWRGLIQLLGPEVTVYAFDLFYHGGSRLAKQDAPLTKARLAELLQAFLAEQNIERFSLLAFSMGAKFALTAAEYFPGRVQGLWLIAPDGIGSQLWYTLATRPPWMRGLLGRAVLRPQRLLRFLHTLRQRRLLDPSLVHFAQWQLDSREKRLRIYRSWTAFRSLTFDLKRLARVLNQHSVPVTFFLGRHDRVIPAAGIQQFAATLSSATTTLLDTGHAGLIYDVTAYVRQHPLLRAKL
- a CDS encoding DoxX family protein, producing MEVSNHHPMAERKTRNSASNPVWMDGLRMLLGLFLFIKGISFLNNSSDVFYLLSQQESLEHLKKASLFFSVFHIIGGLMIAFGFLTRFALLIQIPILIGAVFIVNTQNGLTLQNVELWVSAAVLALMLFFMVVGPGRYSVDHKLLRQEANEL